From the genome of Carassius auratus strain Wakin chromosome 26, ASM336829v1, whole genome shotgun sequence, one region includes:
- the LOC113044322 gene encoding clathrin light chain A-like isoform X1 yields the protein MDDFDMLSAPQGSAGNGVGADEDPAAAFLAQQESEIAGIENDEGFSILDSGEVPSSLSQDPDGGALNGDLHGESNGPSDVYAAISSVDRLQAEPESLRKWREEQRERLEQLDANSRKQEAEWKEKAKLELEEWHTRQNEQLEKTKVNNRVLDEDFFKQPFADLIGYVTHINHPCYRLDQAAEEAMVSELDENSPGTEWERVARLCDFNPKSSKQAKDVSRMRSVLISLKQAPLVR from the exons ATGGACGATTTTGATATGCTCAGTGCCCCTCAAGGAAGCGCAGGAAACGGTGTGGGGGCGGACGAGGACCCGGCGGCAGCGTTTCTGGCCCAGCAAGAGAGTGAAATCGCGGGCATCGAGAATGACGAGGGCTTCAGCATCCTGGACAGCGGAGAAGTGCCTTCATCCCTGAGCCAAGACCCCGACG GTGGAGCATTGAATGGAGATCTGCACGGG GAGAGTAACGGTCCTTCAGACGTGTATGCAGCCATCTCCAGTGTTGACCGATTGCAGGCAGAGCCGGAGAGCTTGAGGAAGTGGAGAGAGGAGCAGCGTGAGCGGCTGGAGCAACTTG ATGCTAACTCCCGTAAGCAGGAGGCAGAGTGGAAGGAGAAAGCGAAGCTGGAGCTGGAGGAGTGGCACACAAGGCAGAACGAGCAGTTGGAGAAGACCAAAGTCAACAACAG GGTGCTGGATGAGGATTTCTTCAAACAACCCTTCGCTGATCTGATTGGTTATGT CACTCACATTAACCATCCTTGCTACCGCCTAGAcca GGCGGCTGAGGAAGCCATGGTGTCCGAGCTGGATGAGAACAGTCCCGGCACAGAATGGGAGCGCGTGGCTCGTCTTTGCGATTTCAACCCCAAGTCTAGCAAGCAGGCCAAGGATGTCTCCCGCATGCGTTCGGTCCTCATCTCTCTTAAACAGGCCCCGCTCGTTCGCTAA
- the LOC113044322 gene encoding clathrin light chain A-like isoform X3, translating to MDDFDMLSAPQGSAGNGVGADEDPAAAFLAQQESEIAGIENDEGFSILDSGEVPSSLSQDPDGGALNGDLHGESNGPSDVYAAISSVDRLQAEPESLRKWREEQRERLEQLDANSRKQEAEWKEKAKLELEEWHTRQNEQLEKTKVNNRAAEEAMVSELDENSPGTEWERVARLCDFNPKSSKQAKDVSRMRSVLISLKQAPLVR from the exons ATGGACGATTTTGATATGCTCAGTGCCCCTCAAGGAAGCGCAGGAAACGGTGTGGGGGCGGACGAGGACCCGGCGGCAGCGTTTCTGGCCCAGCAAGAGAGTGAAATCGCGGGCATCGAGAATGACGAGGGCTTCAGCATCCTGGACAGCGGAGAAGTGCCTTCATCCCTGAGCCAAGACCCCGACG GTGGAGCATTGAATGGAGATCTGCACGGG GAGAGTAACGGTCCTTCAGACGTGTATGCAGCCATCTCCAGTGTTGACCGATTGCAGGCAGAGCCGGAGAGCTTGAGGAAGTGGAGAGAGGAGCAGCGTGAGCGGCTGGAGCAACTTG ATGCTAACTCCCGTAAGCAGGAGGCAGAGTGGAAGGAGAAAGCGAAGCTGGAGCTGGAGGAGTGGCACACAAGGCAGAACGAGCAGTTGGAGAAGACCAAAGTCAACAACAG GGCGGCTGAGGAAGCCATGGTGTCCGAGCTGGATGAGAACAGTCCCGGCACAGAATGGGAGCGCGTGGCTCGTCTTTGCGATTTCAACCCCAAGTCTAGCAAGCAGGCCAAGGATGTCTCCCGCATGCGTTCGGTCCTCATCTCTCTTAAACAGGCCCCGCTCGTTCGCTAA
- the LOC113044322 gene encoding clathrin light chain A-like isoform X2, giving the protein MDDFDMLSAPQGSAGNGVGADEDPAAAFLAQQESEIAGIENDEGFSILDSGEVPSSLSQDPDGGALNGDLHGESNGPSDVYAAISSVDRLQAEPESLRKWREEQRERLEQLDANSRKQEAEWKEKAKLELEEWHTRQNEQLEKTKVNNRVLDEDFFKQPFADLIGYVAAEEAMVSELDENSPGTEWERVARLCDFNPKSSKQAKDVSRMRSVLISLKQAPLVR; this is encoded by the exons ATGGACGATTTTGATATGCTCAGTGCCCCTCAAGGAAGCGCAGGAAACGGTGTGGGGGCGGACGAGGACCCGGCGGCAGCGTTTCTGGCCCAGCAAGAGAGTGAAATCGCGGGCATCGAGAATGACGAGGGCTTCAGCATCCTGGACAGCGGAGAAGTGCCTTCATCCCTGAGCCAAGACCCCGACG GTGGAGCATTGAATGGAGATCTGCACGGG GAGAGTAACGGTCCTTCAGACGTGTATGCAGCCATCTCCAGTGTTGACCGATTGCAGGCAGAGCCGGAGAGCTTGAGGAAGTGGAGAGAGGAGCAGCGTGAGCGGCTGGAGCAACTTG ATGCTAACTCCCGTAAGCAGGAGGCAGAGTGGAAGGAGAAAGCGAAGCTGGAGCTGGAGGAGTGGCACACAAGGCAGAACGAGCAGTTGGAGAAGACCAAAGTCAACAACAG GGTGCTGGATGAGGATTTCTTCAAACAACCCTTCGCTGATCTGATTGGTTATGT GGCGGCTGAGGAAGCCATGGTGTCCGAGCTGGATGAGAACAGTCCCGGCACAGAATGGGAGCGCGTGGCTCGTCTTTGCGATTTCAACCCCAAGTCTAGCAAGCAGGCCAAGGATGTCTCCCGCATGCGTTCGGTCCTCATCTCTCTTAAACAGGCCCCGCTCGTTCGCTAA